A single window of Bordetella genomosp. 11 DNA harbors:
- a CDS encoding mandelate racemase/muconate lactonizing enzyme family protein encodes MAAIESVSACIARVPLDNPVQFSTRTVNAREYCLVRVRDTDGVEGIGYCYAVNTSGRLLQVAVTDLLGPLLLGHDSWRVEGLWREMYQEALLQGRAGAVLRALSALDVALWDLNARSVGKPLYKLLGAVVTDKVPAYASGGYYWPGKTDDDLAAEMRAFVDEGYAAVKIKVGKLPPGQEAARVGKVREAIGPDVHLMLDANNAWPDLPTALQYMERIEPHRPYWIEEPFSPDDIDNHARLARATRVPVATGEIEAGRWRFKDLLERGAATILQTDATVCGGITEWRRIAATAASYGVPVAPHAWHDIHVHLVASCPNANWMEFMPDDHIVNLRRLLDRQLVARGGQLLLPTEPGLAFRFDEDAVARYGVTYPGNSGPWATLTAHRGGKPA; translated from the coding sequence ATGGCAGCTATCGAATCGGTATCGGCCTGCATCGCCAGGGTCCCCCTGGACAACCCGGTGCAGTTTTCCACGCGCACCGTCAACGCGCGCGAATACTGCCTGGTGCGTGTCCGCGACACGGACGGCGTCGAAGGCATCGGCTATTGCTACGCGGTCAACACGTCCGGCCGCCTGCTGCAGGTGGCCGTGACGGACCTCCTGGGCCCTCTGCTGCTGGGCCACGACAGCTGGCGCGTCGAAGGGCTGTGGCGCGAGATGTACCAGGAGGCCCTGCTGCAGGGACGCGCCGGCGCCGTGCTGCGCGCCTTGTCCGCGCTGGATGTGGCGCTGTGGGACCTGAACGCGCGCAGCGTGGGCAAGCCCTTGTACAAGCTGCTGGGCGCGGTGGTCACGGACAAGGTGCCGGCCTACGCCAGCGGCGGCTACTACTGGCCCGGCAAGACGGACGACGACCTGGCCGCCGAAATGCGCGCCTTCGTCGACGAGGGCTACGCGGCGGTCAAGATCAAGGTGGGCAAGCTGCCGCCCGGACAGGAAGCCGCGCGAGTGGGCAAGGTACGCGAGGCGATCGGCCCGGACGTGCACCTGATGCTGGACGCCAACAACGCCTGGCCCGACCTGCCCACCGCCTTGCAATACATGGAGCGCATCGAACCGCACCGTCCCTATTGGATCGAGGAACCGTTCTCTCCCGACGATATCGACAATCATGCCCGCCTGGCGCGCGCCACCCGCGTTCCCGTGGCGACCGGTGAAATCGAAGCCGGCCGCTGGCGCTTCAAGGACCTGCTGGAGCGCGGTGCCGCGACCATCCTGCAAACGGACGCCACGGTGTGCGGCGGCATCACGGAATGGCGGCGCATCGCGGCCACGGCGGCCAGCTACGGCGTACCGGTAGCCCCGCATGCCTGGCATGACATCCATGTGCACCTGGTGGCGTCGTGCCCGAACGCCAACTGGATGGAGTTCATGCCGGACGACCATATCGTCAACCTGCGCCGCCTGCTGGACCGGCAGTTGGTCGCCCGCGGCGGCCAGCTGCTGCTGCCGACAGAGCCCGGCCTGGCCTTTCGTTTCGACGAGGATGCGGTGGCGCGCTACGGCGTC
- a CDS encoding Bug family tripartite tricarboxylate transporter substrate binding protein translates to MKARHWLAILGAVSALAFGTAPDSARAAYPDKQLKLIVGFPPGGGTDMLARYLAQQLGKSLGQTVVVENRGGANGVIGTTELARSAPDGYTLMLTISSHITNGLLYKDLPYNVLKDFTPVCVVATSPFVLLANPHLPANNVAELIALAKAKPGSINFGSPGNGSTQHLSHELMNQMAGIKMTHVAYRGGAPAMNDLLAGQVSLMFLTTVQSLPFLKDKRLKALAVSSAQRAAVLPDVPTVAETVPGYDSDVWFGVIAPGGTPQPIVDRLNKEIVAIVRKPETQQWLAQQGAVPVGDTPAEFAALMQSEYAKWADVFKKTGIKAE, encoded by the coding sequence ACAAGCAGCTCAAGCTGATCGTCGGATTTCCCCCGGGCGGGGGTACCGATATGCTGGCGCGCTACCTGGCCCAGCAGTTGGGCAAATCGTTGGGGCAGACCGTGGTGGTCGAAAACCGTGGCGGCGCCAATGGGGTGATCGGCACCACGGAACTGGCGCGCTCGGCCCCCGACGGCTACACCCTCATGCTGACGATCTCGTCGCACATCACCAACGGCCTGCTTTACAAGGACCTGCCCTATAACGTCCTGAAGGACTTCACGCCGGTCTGCGTGGTGGCGACCTCGCCCTTCGTGCTGCTGGCCAATCCCCACCTGCCGGCCAACAACGTCGCGGAGCTGATCGCGCTGGCCAAGGCCAAGCCGGGCAGCATCAACTTCGGCTCGCCCGGCAACGGCTCGACGCAGCACCTGTCGCACGAGCTGATGAACCAGATGGCCGGCATCAAGATGACCCACGTCGCCTATCGCGGAGGCGCGCCGGCCATGAACGATCTGCTGGCGGGCCAGGTATCGCTGATGTTCCTGACCACCGTCCAGTCCCTGCCCTTCCTGAAAGACAAGCGCCTGAAGGCCCTGGCGGTCAGCTCGGCGCAGCGCGCCGCGGTGTTGCCCGACGTCCCCACGGTGGCCGAAACCGTGCCGGGCTACGACTCGGATGTGTGGTTCGGCGTCATCGCGCCCGGCGGCACGCCCCAGCCCATCGTCGACAGGCTGAACAAAGAGATCGTGGCGATCGTGCGCAAGCCCGAAACCCAGCAGTGGCTGGCCCAGCAAGGGGCCGTTCCCGTCGGCGATACGCCCGCCGAATTCGCCGCGCTGATGCAAAGCGAATATGCGAAGTGGGCGGACGTCTTCAAGAAAACCGGCATCAAAGCGGAGTAA